Genomic DNA from Oryza sativa Japonica Group chromosome 5, ASM3414082v1:
gagataaatttattaagcctaattaatctatcattagcaaatgttctgtagcaccacattattaaatcatgaagtaattaggcttaaaagatttgtctcgtaaattagtcgcaatctacacaattagttattttttaacctatatttaatacttcatacatgtgtttaaatgttcgatgtgatagggtaaAAATTTTTGGGCGGGATCTAAATAGTGCCTTAGTTAGCTCCAGTAATAAACCAAGAAAACCACCAACTAAATCACACTGATCAAAACTGAACGCGtcacgaaaaaaaaaagcaggcaTGTGTCCGAAACACGAAAGGAACAATACGAAGACGATACGTACACCAATAATTTCCCTTTGCCATGAATGCCCAGCTAGTGATCTGGCCCCCTTTAAATACCTCTCCCTCTCGTCTCCTCTCTGATAATAAGCCTCATTGGTTGCGAAGAAcacagagagaaagagagagaggagtagcTGGTCCAGGAGATCGCAGCTGAGATCACCGGAATTTTCTAAAAACAAGAGAAGAGACAAATATTTTTTCGATCGAGATGAGCAGCAGCGAGCAGGCGGCAATGGAGTCGGGTGGTTGCCAGCATCATCAGGAGAGGCAGGCGGCCACCGCGGGCGAGAGCGCCAAGAAGCTGTGTCGCGTGGTGCGCGCCGTGTACCTCGTCCTCGTCAAGGGGCTCGGCAAGCACCAGCCCAAGCTCGCCGCGCTCGGCGTCCACCTGCACCAGATGATGTCCTCGAGGcggcatggcggcggtggccacgACCACGGCCTCGACGATTTGCGGGAGCACCCGGCGTTGCTGACGTACCTGTCGTCGACGATGTCGTGCAGGTCCATGGACCCGGCCGCGGCGGTGCACCCGTACCCGCGGGGCCGCGGCGCGCACGGCGCTGGCCGCcgtcgcagcggcggcggcatcagcaGCGCGTCGGGAGGCGTTTCCGGGCTCTCCTCGATGTCGTGCCGGTCCATGGatccctccgccgccgtgtcGCAGTACCAGTACCGGCCCCGTGAGGTCGAGTTCAGCTGCAGCAGCACGCCGCTGCacaggcgccgccgcgcgcagcgCCGCAGCCAGCTGCGCCTGCAGCAGCACGGGCAGTGGCACGACCGTTCGTCCGCCGCGGATCCGTACGGCTCGGCCGCCACGGTGTCGAGGCTGTTCGAGCTGATGGACGtgaaggaggaggccgccgccgaggcgatgacgacggatATCGACGACGAAGACGGCGACGTGGTCGCGTGGCCCGCGGTGGTGGTGCCGGCGCCGCGGCAGGTGCGGATCACGGACTCGCCGTTCCCGGCGTGggaggcggacggcgacgacgacgaagagggGAGGCTCGGCGTGGTGGACCGCCGCGCCGACGAGTTCATCATGTGGTTCCACGAGCAGCTgcgcatgcagcagcagcagcgcgccgccgccgccgccgccaaggagCGGAGCACCTACTACTTCGTTAGATAGTCAGTACGGATCAGTACGGCACCATGTGAATAGTTCATGAACGCATGGATTATTGCAGAGTACATACATAGAGACGAAAATTGTGCGCATGCTTCAAGTTTTTCTCTTTCCTGTTAATTCTTGATACGATCGAGTGTGATCGAGTTGGTATATTTGATTTTGAGATGCATATATTTTGAGAGCAAACATGTTCTGAACTTGTCCTACACTCTCAGTGGAATTGTAGGAAGAATCCAAGATTTTCTGAACTAGTGCTAAACAGCTACACTCCCAGTAGAACAGTAGGATGAATTCAACGATTTTCTGAACTTGTCCTATACTGCCTATACTCCCAgtcagggtttgaaatttcgccCCCCACCGGCATGCTCAATTCTCGTCCgaaatttttagtttttttacattttttgtgaatttgatcaaattttatttaaattcagtcaaatttcaaataattttggccagaaatttctgaaattacaTTTCGGTCACCCCAGGCATAAAATCCAATTTCGAAATCGAAACCCTGCTCCCAGTAGAACTGTAGGAAGAATTCAGgattttctgaactttttctgCCATCCTAGCTAGTAGA
This window encodes:
- the LOC4339349 gene encoding uncharacterized protein translates to MSSSEQAAMESGGCQHHQERQAATAGESAKKLCRVVRAVYLVLVKGLGKHQPKLAALGVHLHQMMSSRRHGGGGHDHGLDDLREHPALLTYLSSTMSCRSMDPAAAVHPYPRGRGAHGAGRRRSGGGISSASGGVSGLSSMSCRSMDPSAAVSQYQYRPREVEFSCSSTPLHRRRRAQRRSQLRLQQHGQWHDRSSAADPYGSAATVSRLFELMDVKEEAAAEAMTTDIDDEDGDVVAWPAVVVPAPRQVRITDSPFPAWEADGDDDEEGRLGVVDRRADEFIMWFHEQLRMQQQQRAAAAAAKERSTYYFVR